From a single Stigmatopora argus isolate UIUO_Sarg chromosome 4, RoL_Sarg_1.0, whole genome shotgun sequence genomic region:
- the LOC144073431 gene encoding uncharacterized protein LOC144073431 — protein sequence MRHISHPSHPASSYKHFLRRMPGTSCLLLIPDTASSMKTLKCVCKRSQTGDHRPFPVLPLSNSIPLAHTLPIPAHPGYYPPPPIQTAFTAVSKHMPIITQRDKAEELIRSMGKPDLQIFTDGSTKEGTADGGAGFVVIKETAIIHQWHGATGSRSSSYHSEKVALTEALSWLRETADWQTSIILSDCKSLVQAMGNPHMQDPAIRRLQGDIALFPPPKRLQLLWIPGHCNICGNDLADALAKLGSLDDQTNTPPDAATRRAIIQREYRPRLSHPRLLQTYTTKVTEEQLALSKGDRTDLIRFRSGHHPLLRRWLHLVGKSDSDRCRLCDEETESSEHLWLRCPALMTESYHRGLGNSLDELIRVPVAALALLRVILRRLR from the coding sequence atgaggcacatctcacacccctctcatcccgcctcaagttacaagcacttcttaaggcggatgcctggaaccagctgcctccttctgatccccgacaccgcctcctccatgaaaacgttaaaatgcgtttgcaaaagaagccagactggcgatcatcgacccttccccgtcttaccgctctcgaactccataccccttgcacatactcttcccatccctgcccaccctggctattacccccccccccccatccaaaccgcctttaccgcagtctctaaacacatgccgatcatcacccaaagagataaggcagaagagctcatcagaagcatgggtaaaccggacctacagatcttcacagatggatccaccaaagaaggcactgcggacggtggtgcaggttttgtcgtcattaaggagactgcaatcatccaccaatggcatggtgccactggcagccgcagcagctcctaccactctgaaaaagtggcactgaccgaggcactctcctggctgagggaaacagcagactggcagacatcaattatcctcagtgactgcaaatcgctggtccaagccatgggaaacccccatatgcaagaccccgccattcggagacttcagggtgacatcgcccttttccctccgcctaagcgactacagctactgtggatcccgggccactgcaacatatgcggaaacgacctggctgatgccctagctaaacttggctcgttagatgaccaaaccaatacccccccggacgcagccacaagacgtgccatcatccaacgtgaataTCGCCCCCGCCtttcccacccccgccttttgcagacctacactacaaaagtcacagaggaacaacttgccctatcgaaaggagaccgcacagacctgattcgtttccgcagtggacaccaccccctgctccgccgttggctccaccttgtggggaaatccgactcggatcgctgccgcctgtgcgacgaggaaacagagtcgtctgaacacttatggctccgctgtccggccttaatgaccgaaagctaccatcgcggcttgggcaactccctggatgaacttatccgtgttccagtggcagctctagcgctgctgagggtaatcctcaggcgcctgaggtga